In Haloterrigena turkmenica DSM 5511, a single genomic region encodes these proteins:
- a CDS encoding sensor histidine kinase, whose translation MSGATRRRRGERPARVFPWTVSGLGLLSAGVFVAWCLWFRSLLTLTAVVVGFVTVCLPALALVWAGVRLARSGIGADRYGRVLQWCFGGGIGFLAVNVFVMAFFPWNGLVGNVAWAQFSLNAGAGTGFLVGYVEARAIQREVEATAAVARAEQREEDRELLTYLSDLLRHEVLNSTQIIGGHATLLLEDADDSTRASLEAIDRESEELTDVIDDIRAMLNATQPSAGGTVVTLENVLADEVTDLERRFDDVEVEALVPADVRVEGNEGIGWIFANLLENAVEHNDSEPPRVEVTVATTDETVTVRIADNGPGIPTPVRETLFDRRSDNHGLGLYLVRILATRYGGHVDLAETGPDGSVFAVTLSRAGDERAAEPPNRRRTDSDPAAAGGGRRLAAGSRRRRGSRRRRETWTAVSDGDGPHRSGTDRDETERSRRDRFGRGRLRRGTVLKR comes from the coding sequence ATGAGCGGCGCGACGAGGCGCCGACGGGGCGAACGGCCGGCGCGGGTGTTCCCCTGGACGGTCAGCGGCCTCGGACTCCTGTCTGCCGGCGTGTTCGTCGCGTGGTGTCTCTGGTTCCGTTCGCTGCTCACCCTGACAGCCGTCGTCGTCGGGTTCGTCACCGTCTGCCTCCCCGCGCTCGCGCTCGTCTGGGCCGGCGTCCGGCTCGCTCGGAGCGGTATCGGTGCCGATCGATACGGACGAGTCCTTCAGTGGTGCTTCGGCGGCGGGATCGGCTTTCTGGCCGTCAACGTCTTCGTCATGGCGTTTTTCCCCTGGAACGGTCTCGTCGGCAACGTCGCCTGGGCGCAGTTCTCGCTGAACGCGGGGGCCGGGACCGGCTTCCTCGTCGGCTACGTCGAAGCGCGAGCGATCCAGCGGGAAGTCGAGGCGACGGCCGCGGTGGCCCGCGCCGAGCAACGCGAGGAGGACCGCGAACTCCTCACGTATCTCAGCGATCTGCTGCGCCACGAGGTGCTCAACAGTACCCAGATCATCGGCGGTCACGCGACGCTCCTCCTCGAGGACGCCGACGATTCGACGCGCGCGTCCCTCGAGGCGATCGACCGCGAGAGCGAGGAACTGACCGACGTGATCGACGATATCCGCGCGATGTTGAACGCGACGCAGCCGTCGGCGGGCGGCACCGTCGTCACGCTCGAGAACGTCCTGGCCGACGAGGTGACGGACCTGGAACGGCGGTTCGACGACGTCGAGGTCGAGGCGTTGGTTCCGGCCGACGTGCGCGTCGAGGGGAACGAGGGGATCGGATGGATCTTCGCGAACCTCCTCGAGAACGCCGTCGAACACAACGACAGCGAGCCCCCTCGCGTCGAGGTGACGGTCGCGACGACGGACGAAACCGTTACCGTCCGGATCGCGGACAACGGGCCCGGTATTCCGACGCCCGTTCGCGAAACGCTGTTCGACCGGCGATCCGACAACCACGGGCTGGGATTGTACCTCGTTCGGATTCTGGCGACGCGGTACGGCGGGCACGTCGATCTCGCGGAGACCGGGCCCGACGGGAGCGTCTTCGCCGTGACGCTGTCGCGGGCCGGCGACGAGCGAGCCGCCGAGCCCCCGAATCGGCGTCGAACCGATTCGGATCCGGCGGCGGCCGGCGGCGGCCGGCGGCTCGCAGCGGGCAGCCGACGCCGAAGGGGCTCCCGTCGTCGGCGGGAGACGTGGACAGCAGTCAGCGACGGAGACGGACCCCACCGATCGGGAACCGACCGAGACGAAACCGAACGATCGAGACGCGATCGATTCGGACGCGGCCGACTCCGCCGCGGGACGGTTCTGAAACGATAG
- a CDS encoding MBL fold metallo-hydrolase, whose protein sequence is MTTEIGTVHEVTAGDCADCYYIDTGMYDTPEYGAVYIVDDDRPAVVETGLGTNHELILEALAELGIDREELAAIAVTHIHLDHAGGAGYLAEACPNADVYVPSPGAGLLVDPTRLVEGTKAAVGDQWEFYVEPKPIVKDRIVELEDGDVVDLGTHELRVHEAPGHAFHQVVFEDPANDAVFTGDAAGIWVPETEEIRETSPPSDFHLEQCLEDVETLKAIDPDVLLYTHFGPREVGDDAADALEAYATVLEEWVATVAEKRAELEDDAAVIDYFAGSEEMADVWGERKAGAEAAMNARGVLGYLDERD, encoded by the coding sequence ATGACCACGGAGATCGGTACGGTACACGAGGTGACGGCTGGCGACTGTGCGGACTGTTACTATATCGACACGGGAATGTACGATACCCCGGAGTACGGCGCCGTCTACATCGTCGACGACGATCGGCCCGCCGTCGTCGAGACCGGGCTCGGAACGAACCACGAACTGATCCTCGAGGCGCTTGCCGAACTCGGCATCGACCGCGAGGAACTCGCGGCCATCGCGGTGACCCACATCCACCTCGATCACGCCGGCGGCGCGGGCTACCTCGCCGAGGCGTGTCCGAACGCGGACGTCTACGTCCCGTCGCCGGGCGCGGGGCTGCTCGTCGATCCGACGCGGCTGGTCGAGGGGACGAAAGCCGCCGTCGGCGACCAGTGGGAGTTCTACGTCGAACCGAAGCCGATCGTCAAGGACCGAATCGTCGAGCTCGAGGACGGCGACGTCGTCGACCTCGGGACCCACGAACTACGCGTCCACGAGGCGCCGGGCCACGCCTTCCACCAGGTCGTTTTCGAGGACCCCGCGAACGACGCCGTCTTCACGGGTGACGCCGCGGGTATCTGGGTCCCCGAGACCGAGGAAATCCGGGAGACCTCGCCGCCCTCGGACTTCCACCTGGAGCAGTGCCTCGAGGACGTCGAGACCCTGAAAGCGATCGATCCGGACGTCCTCCTCTACACCCATTTCGGCCCCCGAGAGGTCGGCGACGACGCCGCGGACGCGCTCGAGGCGTACGCGACCGTCCTCGAGGAGTGGGTCGCGACCGTCGCGGAGAAACGCGCGGAACTCGAAGACGACGCGGCCGTGATCGATTATTTCGCCGGCTCCGAGGAGATGGCCGACGTCTGGGGGGAGCGCAAGGCCGGCGCCGAGGCCGCGATGAACGCGCGCGGCGTCCTCGGCTACCTCGACGAACGCGACTGA
- a CDS encoding AMP-dependent synthetase/ligase translates to MDWRDAEREYEDETIRETTLGRMFERSAERNANRPAQRYKGGIYDRSLTDSVIRSATPGEFRPLSYAEMRDIVRKLSAGFHDLGVDAGDRVGLFANTRMEWAQCDFALLSAGAAVTTVYTSSSPRQVEYLLDDPDADAVVVENAALLERVLEVEDELDLEFVVSIDELDGYDDRDDIYTLDEVYDRGAETFDLEAYEKRLDAVELDDLASLIYTSGTTGQPKGVQLTHWNFRSNVNAIRKRFARRPDRDDDVPTLDEESLAMSYLPLAHVFERTAGHFVLFASGSCIAYAESPDTLQEDFSAVGPTTATSVPRVYEKIYDGIREQASESGAKRKIFEWATDVGVAYQRADSPGPILRAKQALADKLVFSTVREALGGEIDLLISGGGSLSPELCQLYHAMGLPIFEGYGLTETAPVVSTNPPDATKIGTIGPALSNVDLRVDETVADQEAFDGDPGEVGELLVAGPNVTEGYWNKPGATQGAFTEDDDGERWFRTGDIVHLRPDGYLEFRDRLKQLIVLSTGKNVAPGPIEDAFAASEVVEQAMVVGDGEKFIGALLVPNTAHVREWADEEGIDLPDDPEAMCDDERVREHVQEEVDRVNQQFEKHETIKRFELVPQEFTEENDMLTPTMKKKRRVILERFEDRVDRIYADD, encoded by the coding sequence ATGGACTGGCGGGACGCGGAACGAGAGTACGAGGACGAGACGATCCGGGAGACGACGCTCGGACGGATGTTCGAACGCTCGGCCGAGCGAAACGCGAATCGACCGGCCCAGCGGTACAAGGGCGGCATCTACGATCGATCACTGACCGATTCGGTGATCCGGTCCGCGACTCCCGGCGAGTTTCGTCCGCTCTCCTACGCCGAGATGCGCGATATCGTGCGCAAGCTCTCGGCGGGCTTTCACGACCTCGGTGTCGACGCCGGCGACCGCGTGGGCCTGTTCGCGAACACCCGGATGGAGTGGGCCCAGTGTGACTTCGCCCTGCTCAGCGCGGGCGCCGCCGTCACGACCGTCTACACGAGTTCCTCGCCGAGACAGGTCGAGTACTTACTCGACGACCCAGACGCCGACGCCGTCGTCGTCGAGAACGCGGCCCTCCTCGAGCGGGTCCTCGAAGTCGAGGACGAACTCGACCTCGAGTTCGTCGTCTCGATCGACGAGCTCGACGGCTACGACGACCGCGACGACATCTACACCTTAGACGAGGTCTACGACCGCGGCGCGGAGACGTTCGACCTCGAGGCCTACGAGAAGCGACTCGACGCGGTCGAACTGGACGATCTGGCGAGTCTGATCTACACCAGCGGGACCACGGGCCAGCCCAAGGGCGTCCAGCTCACCCACTGGAACTTCCGGTCGAACGTCAACGCGATCCGCAAGCGGTTCGCGCGCCGACCGGACCGGGACGACGACGTACCGACGTTAGACGAGGAGTCCCTGGCGATGTCGTACCTGCCGCTGGCCCACGTCTTCGAGCGGACGGCGGGTCACTTCGTGCTGTTCGCCAGCGGCTCCTGTATCGCCTACGCGGAGAGTCCGGACACGCTCCAGGAAGACTTCAGCGCCGTCGGGCCGACGACGGCCACGAGCGTCCCCCGCGTCTACGAGAAGATCTACGACGGCATCCGCGAGCAGGCCAGCGAGTCCGGCGCGAAACGGAAGATCTTCGAGTGGGCGACCGACGTCGGCGTCGCGTACCAGCGGGCCGACTCGCCCGGGCCGATTCTCCGGGCCAAGCAGGCGCTCGCCGACAAACTCGTTTTTTCGACGGTCCGCGAGGCGCTCGGCGGTGAGATCGATCTGCTGATCAGCGGCGGCGGCAGCCTCTCGCCGGAGCTCTGCCAGCTCTACCACGCCATGGGGTTGCCCATCTTCGAGGGGTACGGACTGACCGAGACCGCGCCGGTCGTCTCGACGAACCCGCCGGACGCCACGAAGATCGGCACCATCGGGCCGGCGCTGTCCAACGTCGATCTGCGAGTCGACGAGACCGTCGCCGACCAGGAGGCGTTCGACGGTGACCCCGGCGAGGTCGGCGAACTCCTCGTTGCGGGGCCGAACGTCACCGAGGGCTACTGGAACAAGCCCGGCGCGACCCAGGGCGCGTTCACGGAGGACGACGACGGCGAGCGGTGGTTCCGCACCGGCGACATCGTCCACCTCCGGCCCGACGGCTACCTCGAGTTCCGCGATCGACTCAAGCAGCTCATCGTCCTCTCGACGGGGAAGAACGTCGCGCCTGGGCCGATCGAGGACGCCTTCGCGGCCAGCGAGGTCGTCGAGCAGGCGATGGTCGTCGGCGACGGCGAGAAGTTCATCGGCGCTCTGCTGGTCCCCAACACGGCCCACGTCCGTGAGTGGGCCGACGAGGAGGGGATCGACCTGCCCGACGACCCCGAAGCGATGTGCGACGACGAGCGCGTCCGCGAGCACGTCCAGGAGGAAGTCGACCGCGTCAATCAGCAGTTCGAGAAACACGAGACGATCAAGCGGTTCGAACTCGTTCCCCAGGAGTTCACCGAGGAAAACGACATGCTGACGCCGACGATGAAGAAGAAACGGCGAGTCATCCTCGAGCGGTTCGAGGACCGCGTCGACCGGATCTACGCGGACGACTGA
- a CDS encoding cation:proton antiporter domain-containing protein: MTAAEGGNLLVLIATIVGLGVISQLLSARFRVPSVLFLIISGVAIGPEGLGLLTLDSFGESGLSTIVGLSVAIIVFEGAFHLKATKIKEAPSAVLRLTTVGAAIAFLGTAAAVRFFLEANWDIALLIGALLIATGPTVITPILKVVPVRDRVAATLETEGIVNDVTAAILAVVLFKAMTVRELTADIYLQLFAERLGTGLLVGVVVAAIVWAVLQYVDISPDDAPRNARLLTLAGAIVAFGTADYVFAEAGVAAAATAGLILGNANLPYEEEIEAFKGDVTLLVLSFVFITLAALLEFDQLFALGLGGVAVVVAVMLVLRPLLVFLSTRGDRFTFEETVFMSAVGPRGIIPASVATLFAIRLQTEAPPTNAAGADLLVGTVFLVILVTVVLEGGFARQIAEKLDVIPMRVLIIGGGRVGRSLAERLEARGENVVIIEADLATLEALRNEGFTARRGDGTDVDMLREAGAENAKTVVAATGDDDANLLVAQLAKSNFDVENVIARANNPSNASAFEDLGVQTISAAESTAWAIDNQIERPALSNWMSELGRSGDVQEIEITDDALVGERIVDIGDDLPNGVLIALVSRNGTSEVPTPDVELQRGDHITLIGRNEAVSEAIERYGKPV; the protein is encoded by the coding sequence ATGACGGCGGCAGAAGGCGGTAATCTACTGGTACTGATCGCCACGATCGTCGGTCTCGGCGTCATCTCGCAACTGCTGTCCGCCCGGTTTCGGGTCCCGAGCGTCCTCTTTCTCATCATCTCCGGTGTCGCCATCGGTCCGGAGGGGCTCGGCCTGTTGACGCTCGACTCCTTTGGCGAAAGCGGGCTCTCGACGATCGTCGGGCTGAGCGTCGCTATCATCGTGTTCGAGGGCGCGTTTCACCTCAAGGCAACCAAGATCAAGGAGGCACCGTCGGCCGTCCTGCGGCTGACCACGGTCGGCGCGGCGATCGCCTTCCTCGGCACCGCCGCCGCGGTTCGGTTCTTCCTCGAGGCCAACTGGGACATCGCGCTGTTAATCGGCGCGCTGCTGATTGCGACGGGGCCGACGGTGATCACGCCGATTTTGAAAGTGGTTCCCGTCCGCGACCGAGTCGCCGCCACCCTCGAGACCGAGGGGATCGTCAACGACGTGACGGCGGCGATCCTCGCGGTTGTGCTGTTCAAGGCGATGACCGTCCGGGAACTGACCGCCGACATCTACCTACAGTTGTTCGCCGAACGACTCGGAACGGGACTGCTCGTCGGCGTCGTCGTCGCCGCGATCGTCTGGGCGGTGCTCCAGTACGTCGACATCTCGCCGGACGACGCGCCGCGGAACGCGCGGCTGCTGACACTGGCGGGCGCGATCGTCGCCTTCGGCACGGCCGACTACGTGTTCGCGGAGGCCGGCGTCGCAGCGGCCGCGACGGCGGGACTGATCCTCGGCAACGCCAACCTCCCCTACGAGGAGGAGATCGAGGCGTTCAAGGGCGACGTGACGCTGCTCGTCCTCTCGTTCGTCTTCATCACGCTCGCGGCCCTGCTCGAGTTCGACCAGCTGTTCGCGCTCGGACTCGGCGGTGTGGCCGTCGTCGTGGCCGTCATGCTCGTCCTGCGGCCGCTGCTGGTCTTCCTCTCGACGCGCGGCGACCGATTCACCTTCGAGGAGACGGTGTTCATGAGCGCCGTCGGCCCGCGCGGGATCATTCCGGCGTCGGTCGCGACGCTGTTCGCCATCCGATTGCAGACCGAGGCGCCGCCGACGAACGCGGCCGGTGCGGACCTGCTCGTCGGCACGGTCTTCCTCGTCATCCTCGTGACGGTCGTCCTCGAGGGCGGATTCGCCAGACAGATCGCGGAGAAACTCGACGTAATTCCAATGCGTGTACTCATCATCGGCGGCGGCCGCGTCGGTCGCTCGCTGGCAGAACGACTCGAAGCGCGCGGCGAAAACGTGGTCATCATCGAGGCGGATCTCGCTACCCTCGAGGCTCTTCGCAACGAGGGGTTCACCGCCCGTCGGGGTGACGGGACCGACGTCGACATGTTACGCGAGGCGGGCGCCGAGAACGCCAAGACCGTCGTCGCGGCGACCGGCGACGACGACGCGAACCTGCTCGTGGCACAGCTCGCGAAGTCGAACTTCGACGTCGAGAACGTGATCGCCCGGGCGAACAACCCGTCGAACGCGTCGGCGTTCGAGGACCTGGGCGTCCAGACCATCTCGGCGGCCGAGTCGACCGCGTGGGCGATCGACAACCAGATAGAGCGGCCGGCGCTCTCGAACTGGATGTCCGAACTCGGCCGCTCCGGCGACGTCCAGGAGATCGAGATCACCGACGACGCCCTCGTCGGCGAGCGGATCGTCGACATCGGCGACGACCTCCCCAACGGCGTCCTCATCGCGCTCGTGAGCCGGAACGGCACCAGCGAGGTGCCCACGCCCGACGTCGAACTGCAGCGGGGCGATCACATCACGCTCATCGGTCGCAACGAGGCGGTAAGCGAGGCGATCGAGCGGTACGGCAAGCCGGTGTAG
- a CDS encoding magnesium transporter, translating to MSAGGDVRRGDEPTEELPQENLPREWTVSGIVSTLVPLLLALSILQMVSGTVLESFEEQLLSYPSLLVLVPVMIGTAGNLGSIMCARLSTQLHLGTLEFSPTNPDIRANVGAVIGLAATVFVMLGFAAWGIGNVLGGNLGLGTLLVITIVSGMLLAVWVVLVSTVSVYLSYRFGYDPDDTTIPIVTNVCDITGVLILFGVVTVVL from the coding sequence GTGAGCGCCGGCGGCGACGTCCGTCGCGGCGACGAGCCGACGGAGGAACTCCCGCAGGAGAACCTTCCTCGCGAGTGGACCGTCAGCGGAATCGTCTCGACGCTCGTTCCGCTATTGCTCGCGCTGTCGATCCTGCAGATGGTCTCGGGGACCGTCCTCGAGTCGTTCGAGGAGCAGTTGCTGTCGTATCCGTCGCTGCTCGTCCTCGTCCCGGTGATGATCGGCACGGCGGGCAACCTGGGATCGATCATGTGCGCGCGGCTGTCGACCCAGTTACACCTCGGGACGCTCGAGTTTTCGCCGACCAACCCCGACATCCGGGCGAACGTCGGCGCCGTGATCGGGCTGGCGGCGACCGTCTTCGTCATGCTGGGGTTCGCCGCGTGGGGGATCGGCAACGTCCTCGGCGGGAACCTCGGACTCGGAACGCTGCTGGTGATCACGATCGTCAGCGGAATGCTGCTGGCGGTCTGGGTCGTCCTCGTCAGTACGGTCTCGGTGTACCTGTCCTATCGATTCGGCTACGACCCCGACGACACGACGATCCCCATCGTCACGAACGTCTGCGATATCACGGGCGTGCTCATCCTCTTCGGCGTCGTGACGGTCGTGCTCTGA
- a CDS encoding magnesium transporter, whose product MLGHDSAIDVYRQALPVILVSLVAGLFSGTLLGTETMREGIESVPGILLLLPAFLATRGGVYGSLGARLSSGLHQGLIDPHFEWNDRLRNAIVASFCNGMIVSVFIAVLSWGVSLVLGREANLLELLVVLIVAALLSAFAMLGVLLTVIFKGYRRGLDPDNVIGPVVTTVGDVFGVAFLLIGIWVAGVVL is encoded by the coding sequence ATGCTGGGCCACGACTCGGCCATCGACGTCTATAGGCAGGCGCTACCGGTCATCCTCGTCAGCCTCGTCGCGGGACTGTTCTCCGGGACGCTGCTGGGCACCGAGACCATGCGCGAGGGGATCGAGAGCGTCCCCGGAATCCTGCTGTTGCTGCCGGCCTTCCTCGCGACGCGGGGCGGCGTCTACGGCTCGCTGGGCGCGCGCCTCTCGAGCGGTCTCCATCAGGGGCTGATCGATCCCCACTTCGAGTGGAACGATCGCCTGCGAAACGCCATCGTCGCCTCCTTTTGCAACGGGATGATCGTCTCCGTGTTCATTGCGGTGTTGAGCTGGGGCGTGTCGCTCGTGCTGGGTCGGGAGGCGAACCTCCTCGAGTTGCTCGTCGTCCTGATCGTCGCCGCCCTGCTCTCCGCGTTCGCGATGCTGGGGGTGTTGCTGACGGTGATCTTCAAGGGGTACCGCCGCGGTCTCGATCCGGACAACGTCATCGGCCCGGTCGTGACGACCGTCGGCGACGTCTTCGGCGTCGCCTTCCTGCTGATCGGCATCTGGGTCGCGGGGGTGGTGCTGTGA
- a CDS encoding DUF2270 domain-containing protein codes for MTDSSNDEFDPTAPDQREIGREMVDDSTGLGSVMAHAYRGEIDRVGTWRQRLDESTTWAVTLMAAILTWAFSSTDNPHYILLIGIVVVTIFLGIEARRYRDYDVFRSRARVIQENLFANALDPSQGTESHDWRAELSRDYRRPTLKVSLYEALANRLQRVYLALLSVLLVAWVFRITAFAPRQDWLTTAGIARIPGIAVVVVVGVFYVVLLGVTFWPRERHAKGEFREGDSDDWKETDR; via the coding sequence ATGACCGATTCGAGTAACGACGAGTTCGACCCAACAGCACCAGACCAACGGGAGATTGGCCGCGAAATGGTTGACGACAGTACGGGACTCGGTTCGGTGATGGCCCACGCCTATCGCGGAGAGATAGATCGAGTAGGGACGTGGCGGCAGCGCCTCGATGAGTCAACGACGTGGGCGGTGACGCTGATGGCAGCAATCTTGACGTGGGCGTTTTCGAGTACCGATAACCCACACTATATCTTGCTGATCGGGATCGTTGTCGTCACCATCTTTCTGGGCATCGAAGCACGGCGGTACCGGGACTACGATGTCTTTCGCTCTCGTGCTCGAGTCATCCAAGAGAACCTGTTCGCAAACGCCCTCGACCCGTCCCAAGGGACTGAAAGTCACGACTGGCGGGCGGAACTGAGCAGGGACTATCGTAGGCCGACGTTGAAAGTCTCGTTATATGAAGCACTCGCAAACCGGCTCCAGCGTGTGTACCTTGCTCTGCTCAGTGTCCTATTGGTCGCATGGGTCTTCAGGATTACAGCGTTCGCGCCGCGCCAAGACTGGCTGACAACCGCTGGAATCGCCCGTATCCCCGGGATTGCTGTGGTTGTCGTTGTGGGTGTGTTCTACGTCGTACTGCTGGGCGTCACCTTCTGGCCCCGCGAGCGCCATGCCAAGGGTGAATTCCGTGAAGGGGACTCGGACGACTGGAAAGAGACAGACCGATAA
- a CDS encoding DUF4177 domain-containing protein, whose product MSESEVTRWEYETLRPPRDETQKEAEDPKAELNQLGAEGWEFVETIDYEGGGTKYLVFKRPAQSGDSV is encoded by the coding sequence ATGTCCGAATCAGAAGTGACCCGCTGGGAGTACGAGACGCTTCGCCCACCGCGCGATGAGACGCAAAAAGAAGCAGAGGATCCGAAAGCAGAGTTGAATCAACTCGGTGCAGAGGGCTGGGAGTTTGTGGAGACGATCGACTACGAGGGAGGCGGCACCAAGTACCTCGTTTTCAAGCGGCCTGCCCAATCGGGTGATTCAGTATGA
- a CDS encoding ferritin-like domain-containing protein: MTNDNSNRFDLGRRPVLSGLAGALATGAVGTAAASGDDHHAGADDTAQDESADQPPEAVPNEFENDIEILNYALTLEYLEAVFYTRGLRNIDESALEQQFEGWGPIQDQVVNRLRVVRDHEITHAEVLGQTVESLGGEPAQSPEFDFGTAVQDPAEFIATAALLEDIGVSAYAGAAPYIDTFELVPPALSIHSVEARHASFLRELNGEIGFPEAFDDPRSRSEVLELASGFIVE, translated from the coding sequence ATGACCAACGACAATTCAAATCGCTTTGACCTCGGTCGGCGACCCGTTCTCAGTGGACTCGCCGGTGCACTGGCGACGGGCGCTGTCGGAACCGCAGCGGCGTCCGGAGACGACCATCACGCTGGAGCCGACGACACGGCACAGGACGAGTCAGCAGACCAACCACCCGAAGCAGTCCCCAACGAATTCGAGAACGACATCGAGATCCTCAACTACGCTCTCACCCTCGAGTACTTGGAAGCGGTGTTCTACACCCGCGGTCTCCGTAATATCGACGAATCAGCCCTCGAACAACAGTTCGAGGGGTGGGGTCCGATTCAGGATCAGGTCGTCAATCGACTCCGCGTCGTTCGAGATCACGAGATAACGCACGCGGAAGTCCTCGGGCAGACCGTGGAGTCGTTGGGTGGCGAACCGGCCCAGAGTCCGGAGTTCGACTTCGGGACGGCCGTTCAGGACCCGGCAGAGTTCATCGCCACTGCTGCCTTGCTCGAGGACATCGGCGTCTCGGCGTACGCCGGTGCTGCGCCGTATATCGATACGTTCGAACTCGTTCCGCCGGCGCTCAGCATCCACAGCGTCGAAGCCCGACACGCCTCGTTCCTCCGGGAACTCAACGGTGAGATCGGATTCCCCGAGGCGTTCGACGATCCGCGCTCCCGCTCGGAGGTCCTGGAGCTGGCGAGCGGTTTCATCGTCGAATAG
- a CDS encoding DUF2391 family protein, whose product MSASEGQSDDPTLDDLYEQLEALEETVDTVDERTEVRRTRRLVNRLSHNAMVGRVITRFTRKDKAEAFVGSVVIGMPMLVEDGVFEIGRFLAAHPPLFAVNVALAVALVVGILYVADFREIQIHNPYFGVIPRRPVWVCGIAFATAAVLMTLWGRIAWDEPWVNLCQVSVVFTAMALGGSLGDILPGESE is encoded by the coding sequence ATGTCTGCATCGGAGGGTCAGTCGGACGACCCGACGTTGGACGATCTGTACGAGCAACTCGAGGCCTTAGAGGAGACGGTCGACACGGTCGACGAGCGGACGGAAGTGCGTCGGACGCGACGGCTCGTCAACCGGCTCTCGCACAACGCGATGGTCGGCAGGGTGATCACGCGGTTCACCCGCAAGGACAAGGCCGAGGCGTTCGTCGGCAGCGTCGTCATCGGTATGCCGATGCTCGTCGAGGACGGCGTCTTCGAGATCGGCCGGTTCCTCGCCGCGCACCCGCCGCTTTTCGCCGTGAACGTGGCACTGGCGGTCGCGCTGGTCGTCGGCATCCTCTACGTCGCCGACTTCCGAGAGATCCAGATCCACAACCCCTACTTCGGCGTGATTCCGCGCCGCCCCGTCTGGGTGTGTGGAATCGCCTTCGCGACCGCGGCCGTCCTGATGACGCTCTGGGGGCGAATCGCGTGGGACGAGCCCTGGGTCAACCTCTGTCAGGTGTCGGTCGTCTTCACCGCGATGGCGCTGGGCGGCTCGCTGGGCGACATCCTTCCCGGCGAGTCGGAGTGA